The Penaeus monodon isolate SGIC_2016 chromosome 33, NSTDA_Pmon_1, whole genome shotgun sequence genome includes a window with the following:
- the LOC119594156 gene encoding uncharacterized protein LOC119594156 isoform X2: MRLVVSVFWMVAGTAWALEENSVDNHYDEHFPPLHPNCTQSLTDLLLLRQEVLLKELKQAEQVSAGILREMLHILTDNKVSFTSRETDLAWEAARVFCQDLGGDLAVFRDVNAFAEVLKYVKSSVAVKATTVWVGGRDHLVEGEWRWVSGEDMPRGTPFWGDYNYVREPAQGTAANCAALYGPDDFLIHDGGCEAKYKPLCQINLMNN; encoded by the exons ATGCGTCTGGTTGTATCAGTCTTTTGGATGGTGGCAGGGACAGCGTGGGCACTGGAGGAAAACAGTGTGGACAACCACTACGATgaacattttcctcctcttcatcctaaCTGCACCCAG AGTCTCACAGATCTTCTCTTGCTGCGCCAAGAAGTCCTGCTGAAAGAACTGAAGCAGGCCGAGCAAGTGTCTGCAGGAATCTTGAGGGAGATGCTACACATCTTGACTGACAACAAGGTTTCCTTCACGTCTAGAG AGACCGACTTGGCTTGGGAAGCTGCTCGAGTTTTTTGTCAAGACTTGGGAGGAGATTTGGCCGTGTTTCGAGATGTCAATGCATTTGCAGAGGTTCTCAAATACGTGAAAAGTTCgg TCGCTGTAAAGGCAACGACTGTCTGGGTGGGCGGAAGAGACCACTTAGTAGAAGGGGAATGGAGGTGGGTCTCTGGGGAAGACATGCCAAGAGGAACGCCCTTTTGGGGAGATTATAATTA CGTCCGCGAACCAGCTCAAGGCACCGCGGCGAATTGCGCCGCCCTTTATGGCCCTGATGATTTCTTGATACACGATGGAGGCTGTGAAGCTAAATATAAACCTCTCTGTCAGATTAATTTGATGAATAATTAA
- the LOC119594156 gene encoding type-2 ice-structuring protein-like isoform X1, whose translation MRLVVSVFWMVAGTAWALEENSVDNHYDEHFPPLHPNCTQSLTDLLLLRQEVLLKELKQAEQVSAGILREMLHILTDNKVSFTSREVSCPGNFKKIGNTCLYLAKETDLAWEAARVFCQDLGGDLAVFRDVNAFAEVLKYVKSSVAVKATTVWVGGRDHLVEGEWRWVSGEDMPRGTPFWGDYNYVREPAQGTAANCAALYGPDDFLIHDGGCEAKYKPLCQINLMNN comes from the exons ATGCGTCTGGTTGTATCAGTCTTTTGGATGGTGGCAGGGACAGCGTGGGCACTGGAGGAAAACAGTGTGGACAACCACTACGATgaacattttcctcctcttcatcctaaCTGCACCCAG AGTCTCACAGATCTTCTCTTGCTGCGCCAAGAAGTCCTGCTGAAAGAACTGAAGCAGGCCGAGCAAGTGTCTGCAGGAATCTTGAGGGAGATGCTACACATCTTGACTGACAACAAGGTTTCCTTCACGTCTAGAG AAGTATCCTGTCCTGGTAACTTCAAGAAAATTGGCAACACTTGTTTGTATCTTGCCAAAGAGACCGACTTGGCTTGGGAAGCTGCTCGAGTTTTTTGTCAAGACTTGGGAGGAGATTTGGCCGTGTTTCGAGATGTCAATGCATTTGCAGAGGTTCTCAAATACGTGAAAAGTTCgg TCGCTGTAAAGGCAACGACTGTCTGGGTGGGCGGAAGAGACCACTTAGTAGAAGGGGAATGGAGGTGGGTCTCTGGGGAAGACATGCCAAGAGGAACGCCCTTTTGGGGAGATTATAATTA CGTCCGCGAACCAGCTCAAGGCACCGCGGCGAATTGCGCCGCCCTTTATGGCCCTGATGATTTCTTGATACACGATGGAGGCTGTGAAGCTAAATATAAACCTCTCTGTCAGATTAATTTGATGAATAATTAA
- the LOC119594159 gene encoding ladderlectin-like codes for MRLVVAIFWMMAGTAWAMDNLYDEHFPSLHPNCTQSLTDLLLLRQEVQLKELKEVEQVSAGILREIADILTDNKISFTSKEVSCPGNFRKCGDTCLYLAIDTDANWAAARVFCQGLGGDLAVFRDANAFAEALKYVKSSVAVQGTPVWVGGTDRILEGEWRWVSGEDMPRGTPFWGAYN; via the exons ATGCGTCTGGTTGTAGCAATCTTTTGGATGATGGCAGGGACAGCGTGGGCAATGGACAACCTCTACGATgaacattttccttctcttcaccctAACTGCACCCAG AGTCTTACAGATCTTCTCTTGCTGCGCCAAGAAGTCCAGCTGAAAGAACTGAAGGAGGTCGAGCAAGTGTCTGCAGGAATCTTGAGGGAGATAGCCGACATCTTGACTGACAATAAGATTTCCTTCACGTCTAAAG AAGTATCCTGTCCTGGTAACTTCAGAAAGTGCGGCGACACTTGCCTGTACCTTGCCATAGACACCGACGCGAACTGGGCAGCTGCTCGAGTTTTTTGCCAAGGATTGGGAGGAGATTTGGCCGTGTTTCGAGACGCTAATGCATTCGCAGAGGCTCTCAAATACGTTAAAAGTTCGG TCGCTGTGCAGGGAACGCCTGTCTGGGTGGGCGGAACAGACCGCATACTAGAAGGGGAATGGAGGTGGGTCTCTGGAGAAGACATGCCAAGAGGAACGCCCTTTTGGGGAGCTTATAACTAG